One part of the Ornithodoros turicata isolate Travis chromosome 2, ASM3712646v1, whole genome shotgun sequence genome encodes these proteins:
- the LOC135385663 gene encoding LOW QUALITY PROTEIN: BUD13 homolog (The sequence of the model RefSeq protein was modified relative to this genomic sequence to represent the inferred CDS: deleted 1 base in 1 codon): MSEGKGVDKLKYLEKYLAPKEKKKAKKSKHSSGHRLRILDDDVDLKQLPSVQKKAESEDEEAPIVASIVDDRPLHVRVAEQYTPSQWKTLEPKQENQEESVKSSKQSPSKRTKPSKTRESTHKRRHGSDSDLSPERHTSLAHNKTRKRHSHSPGAPPSKRHDSDSDLSPDRQPSSAPIKRGKQSGAVSPSDDASRTKRHDSGSDLSPQRNKGSDSDLSPPRRRGSGSDVSQPRRKGSDSDLSPVRKKGSDSDLSPPRKTSRRSMPSPQPQKRDSHKSRKKADRTSSKEKVKVKKEKEEEKVMEVVKLRDDSKALKAKADAAKEEEKKKIYSRWGKGVVQQEQQEKQLEEHLYEMSKPFSRYEGDADLEKHLKEQDRAGDPMLKYIKKKKASATENTRPRYNGPEPPPNRFGIWPGYRWDGVDRSNGFEKRLVEQKNSSKANEEEAYKWSVEDM, encoded by the exons ATGAGCGAAGGTAAAGGTGTGGATAAGCTAAAGTACTTAGAAAAATACTTGGccccgaaagaaaaaaagaaagcgaaaaagtCGAAACATTCTTCGGGACACAG GTTGCGCATTCTGGATGATGATGTGGACCTTAAGCAACTGCCTTCTGTGCAGAAGAAGGCTGAGTCAGAGGACGAAGAAGCCCCTATTGTTGCTTCTATCGTAGATGATCGCCCTCTACATGTCAGAGTGGCGGAACAGTATACCCCTTCTCAGTGGAAAACCCTCG AACCAAAACAAGAAAACCAAGAAGAGTCCGTAAAATCATCGAAGCAGAGCCCATCTAAGCGGACAAAACCCTCCAAAACCAGGGAGTCAACACACAAGAGAAGACATGGATCTGACAGTGATTTGTCACCAGAAAGGCACACATCATTAG CACACAACAAAACCAGGAAAAGACATTCACACTCACCTGGAGCACCCCCATCAAAAAGGCACGACTCTGACAGTGACCTCTCACCCGATCGACAGCCATCTTCAG CACCAATTAAA CGGGGAAAACAGTCTGGGGCAGTATCACCAAGTGATGATGCATCACGGACGAAGAGGCACGACTCTGGCAGTGACTTGTCTCCACAAAGGAATAAAGGTTCAGACAGCGACCTGTCCCCACCAAGGAGAAGGGGCTCAGGCAGTGATGTCTCGCAGCCAAGAAGAAAGGGCTCCGACAGTGACCTTTCACCCGTGAGGAAAAAGGGTTCAGACAGCGACCTCTCTCCACCAAGAAAGACAAGTCGCAGAAGCATGCCTTCGCCTCAGCCTCAGAAGAGAGATTCGCACAAATCACGCAAGAAAGCAGATAGAACCTCATCCAAGGAAAAAGTGAAGGTGAAGAAAGAGAAGGAGGAG GAAAAAGTTATGGAGGTAGTGAAACTGCGAGACGATTCAAAGGCACTTAAGGCTAAAGCTGATGCTGCcaaggaagaagaaaagaagaaaatctaCAGCAGATGGGGGAAGGG GGTTgtgcaacaagaacaacaagaaaaacaatTGGAGGAGCACCTCTATGAAATGTCCAAGCCATTTAGTCGGTATGAAGGGGATGCTGACTTAGAAAAGCACCTCAAGGAACAAGACAGAGCAGGAGACCCAATGCTCAAGTatattaagaaaaagaaggcatcTGCTACAGAAAACA CCAGGCCACGGTATAATGGTCCAGAGCCTCCGCCTAACCGGTTTGGAATCTGGCCAGGCTATCGGTGGGATGGAGTAGACCGTTCCAATGGATTTGAGAAGAGGTTGGTGGAGCAGAAAAACAGTTCGAAAGCCAATGAAGAGGAAGCATACAAATGGAGTGTGGAAGACATGTGA